A single Leptolyngbya sp. FACHB-261 DNA region contains:
- a CDS encoding PAS domain-containing sensor histidine kinase — protein sequence MTPESESEARLSEALTTLGQQASELEALRAELKQTQTALQCQETALQQAEARYQSLFASAVVGIFQASPQGYYLNANPALANLYGYGLPEQLIAALTDIPQQLYVEPNRWSELVEQIQARGKVVKFESAVYRRDGQIIWISESVGSVNREDGTLLYYEGFVEEITERKQAEAELAASQQLLKSFMDSIPGSAFIKDAEGRYLYVNANAEQLVERTLAEIVGKTDFDLFPAAMAQQLRENDAATLASGQTVQYTEVWPQTDRDQSWLVCKFPFEDADGQRILAGLAINITEQKRTEEALRQSEERHRLAAELASDYTYAFNLELDGTIRRQWTSSAFERITGFTPEECDTRGWHLLPHPDDRGFLTERMAVIRAGQAQVSEYRILTKSGKTRWLRDTIRAQLDPQRDVIRVYGAAQDITERKQAEQALRLNEERLRLAVEQVPIDVFNQDRSLRYTWACNLQFANSVEELLGKTDADLFQPEDAKRLTEIKRRVLETGIGARQEVQFNWDGEIAYFDLTIEPFREGEQVVGILGAAVNITERKRTEQELRQAQEYLEQRVQERTEELAASQAQMQAVLDNTPAIIYILGVDGRMKFVNAEWYRVFGPLFGNSIEGRHLTEFLTPEHAEYFLRENQKLLVEDRIIPFENDQLLADGIHTFLRIKFPLKDTNGEVYAFCGVSLDITQRKQIETALKRSEAQLRAIVDHAPLALYITSAQGTEFVNQYWIDWMGLASEESPNNSWLQRVHPEDRARVLQEYGKAKANNWDYGTEYRLIDSAGKVFWVMDRIVPIHDEAGQVLFQQGFCVDITERKQNEERLQALTQQLQQQNEQLKEVSRLKSDFLTNMSHELRTPLTSILGFSSVLLRQVFGPLNAKQQEYLSLVHSSGTHLLALINDLLDLAKIEAGRLELNQEIVNLLELCQGALRMVEVTALSKRQQLSLVQPLAIESIVVDGQRVLQMLLNYLSNAVKFTPEGGTISLSSRLASFQDLVAQKLPDSRVEEAPRFLVLSVQDSGIGVAPEDQHLLFQVFQQVDGGVNRRYEGTGLGLALTRLLAELHGGTVSFTSTLGVGSTFSIWLPLEQPAATLDAADATTQS from the coding sequence ATGACTCCTGAATCTGAATCAGAGGCCCGCCTGAGCGAGGCGTTGACAACCTTGGGTCAGCAAGCGAGTGAACTGGAGGCTTTACGAGCCGAGCTGAAGCAAACTCAGACCGCCTTGCAGTGCCAAGAAACTGCTCTGCAACAGGCTGAGGCTAGGTATCAAAGCCTGTTTGCCAGTGCGGTTGTCGGTATCTTTCAGGCTTCCCCACAGGGCTATTATCTGAATGCTAATCCAGCCTTAGCTAACCTCTATGGCTATGGCTTACCCGAACAATTAATTGCAGCGCTCACAGATATTCCCCAGCAGCTTTATGTTGAGCCGAACCGCTGGTCGGAGTTAGTGGAGCAAATCCAGGCGCGGGGTAAGGTCGTCAAGTTTGAGTCTGCGGTTTACCGCAGAGATGGCCAGATTATCTGGATCTCTGAGAGCGTGGGCTCGGTCAACAGGGAAGATGGGACGCTGCTTTATTACGAAGGCTTTGTTGAGGAAATTACTGAGCGCAAGCAAGCTGAGGCAGAGCTGGCAGCCAGCCAGCAGTTGCTGAAGAGCTTTATGGACAGCATTCCTGGTTCCGCTTTTATCAAAGATGCTGAAGGACGCTACCTCTACGTCAACGCCAACGCCGAGCAACTGGTTGAACGCACTCTAGCTGAGATTGTGGGCAAGACTGATTTCGACCTCTTCCCGGCGGCAATGGCGCAACAGCTGCGGGAGAATGATGCGGCCACTCTGGCGTCTGGTCAGACTGTGCAGTACACGGAGGTATGGCCGCAGACAGATCGAGACCAGAGCTGGCTAGTTTGCAAATTTCCCTTTGAGGATGCTGATGGACAACGAATCCTCGCCGGTTTAGCCATTAATATTACCGAGCAAAAGCGGACTGAGGAGGCGCTGCGCCAAAGCGAGGAGCGTCATCGACTGGCGGCAGAGTTAGCCTCTGACTACACCTATGCCTTCAACCTTGAGCTTGATGGAACTATCCGACGCCAATGGACGAGCAGTGCCTTTGAGCGTATTACAGGCTTCACACCCGAAGAGTGCGATACGCGCGGTTGGCATTTACTGCCGCATCCAGATGACCGGGGTTTTCTGACGGAGCGCATGGCGGTGATTCGTGCTGGACAAGCTCAAGTCAGCGAGTACCGGATCCTGACCAAAAGCGGTAAAACCCGTTGGCTGCGGGATACGATTCGCGCTCAACTGGATCCACAACGGGATGTTATTCGAGTTTACGGAGCCGCTCAAGACATCACCGAGCGCAAGCAAGCCGAACAGGCCCTACGGCTGAACGAGGAGCGCTTGCGCCTGGCGGTTGAACAGGTGCCTATAGACGTTTTCAATCAAGATCGATCCCTTCGCTATACCTGGGCTTGTAACCTTCAGTTTGCAAATAGTGTAGAGGAACTTTTGGGCAAGACTGATGCCGATTTATTTCAGCCTGAAGACGCTAAGCGCCTGACTGAAATTAAACGGCGAGTGCTGGAAACGGGCATCGGCGCAAGGCAGGAAGTTCAATTTAATTGGGATGGCGAAATCGCCTACTTCGACCTTACGATTGAGCCCTTCCGCGAGGGGGAGCAAGTCGTCGGTATTCTGGGTGCAGCGGTTAATATCACAGAGCGCAAACGAACGGAGCAGGAACTTCGCCAAGCTCAGGAATATCTGGAGCAGCGGGTTCAGGAGCGCACTGAGGAATTAGCCGCCTCTCAAGCCCAAATGCAGGCAGTTCTAGACAACACACCCGCCATCATTTACATCTTGGGTGTTGATGGTCGGATGAAGTTTGTCAATGCCGAATGGTATAGAGTCTTTGGCCCCCTATTTGGCAACTCAATCGAAGGTCGTCATCTCACCGAATTTCTCACGCCTGAGCATGCAGAATACTTCTTGCGTGAGAATCAGAAACTCTTAGTAGAAGACAGGATAATTCCCTTTGAGAATGACCAGCTTTTAGCAGATGGCATTCATACTTTCTTGAGGATTAAGTTCCCTTTAAAAGATACTAATGGCGAAGTTTACGCCTTCTGCGGCGTCTCACTCGATATCACACAACGCAAGCAAATAGAAACTGCCCTAAAGCGCTCTGAGGCACAACTTCGGGCAATTGTGGATCATGCACCACTGGCTCTCTACATCACTAGTGCTCAGGGCACTGAGTTCGTCAATCAGTACTGGATTGACTGGATGGGGCTTGCTTCTGAAGAGTCTCCAAACAACAGTTGGCTTCAACGGGTGCATCCGGAGGACCGGGCGCGTGTTTTGCAGGAGTACGGCAAGGCTAAGGCTAATAACTGGGACTATGGAACAGAATATCGGTTGATTGACTCAGCAGGTAAGGTCTTTTGGGTCATGGACCGCATCGTTCCAATCCACGATGAAGCGGGACAAGTGTTGTTCCAACAGGGGTTCTGTGTAGATATTACTGAGCGCAAGCAAAACGAAGAACGTTTGCAAGCGCTAACCCAACAATTGCAACAACAGAATGAGCAACTAAAAGAGGTTTCGCGGCTGAAGTCAGATTTTCTGACCAATATGTCCCATGAGCTACGCACGCCTCTGACCTCAATTCTAGGGTTTTCGAGCGTTCTGCTCCGGCAAGTGTTTGGTCCATTAAATGCTAAGCAGCAGGAATATTTGTCTCTAGTTCATAGTAGTGGCACTCATCTGCTGGCTCTGATCAATGATTTGCTGGATCTCGCCAAGATTGAGGCAGGCAGGCTGGAACTGAATCAGGAGATTGTTAATCTGCTGGAGTTGTGCCAGGGTGCATTACGCATGGTCGAAGTGACCGCACTGAGCAAACGACAACAACTGAGCCTAGTGCAACCGTTGGCTATAGAGTCGATTGTGGTAGACGGCCAGCGGGTGTTGCAGATGTTGTTGAATTATCTGTCAAACGCCGTGAAGTTCACACCAGAGGGAGGCACCATCAGCCTCAGTAGCCGCTTAGCTTCGTTTCAAGATTTGGTGGCGCAGAAACTGCCAGATAGCAGGGTGGAGGAGGCTCCTCGCTTCTTGGTATTGTCGGTTCAAGATAGTGGAATTGGGGTTGCCCCCGAAGACCAACATTTGCTGTTTCAGGTCTTTCAACAGGTGGATGGTGGCGTCAATCGGCGCTATGAAGGCACAGGTTTAGGACTGGCGCTCACTCGCTTATTGGCAGAGCTGCACGGCGGTACGGTTTCATTTACCTCGACCCTAGGTGTAGGTAGTACTTTCTCGATTTGGCTGCCATTGGAGCAGCCCGCTGCTACTTTGGATGCGGCTGATGCAACGACCCAAAGCTAA
- a CDS encoding AtzE family amidohydrolase yields MNLHADAIAIATAVRAGELSAKSVVAAALEQIAAQDKALNCFTTVTAEAALARAVEIDQMIAAGQDPGPLAGVPFAVKNLLDVAGLTTLAGAKIEAEKPAATQDATTVRALKQAGAVLVGALNMDEYAYGFTTENAHYGPCHNPHDLARVAGGSSGGSAAAVAGGLVPLTLGSDTNGSIRVPAALCGIFGLKPTYGRVSRAGAFLFAASLDHIGPFARSVRDIAVAFDILHGPDPADPVCSTRPPEPCLPQLAQGPQLEDIKGLRIAVADGHFAKGGQPEAFAAVAQVAQALGVQKQVTLPESHRARAAAYVITACEGANLHFANLRKRPGDFDPATRDRFLAGTMIPAPWYIQAQRFRRWYQAQVRQIFESVDVILAPTTPCSAPLIGQEKIVLDGEEVLARPNLGLYTQPISFIGLPVLSVPIHRPGALPLGVQLIAAPYNEALLLRVAAVLEAAGVISAPITSSSGHKMIDGMG; encoded by the coding sequence ATGAACCTACATGCCGATGCCATTGCCATTGCAACTGCCGTACGTGCCGGGGAGCTGAGCGCTAAGTCAGTAGTTGCGGCGGCTCTAGAGCAAATTGCAGCGCAGGATAAAGCCCTCAATTGTTTTACAACGGTTACTGCCGAGGCAGCCTTAGCCCGAGCTGTCGAAATCGATCAAATGATTGCTGCTGGTCAGGATCCAGGTCCACTGGCAGGAGTGCCCTTTGCGGTCAAGAATTTATTAGATGTTGCAGGTCTGACCACTCTGGCTGGAGCCAAGATCGAAGCTGAGAAGCCTGCTGCCACTCAAGACGCCACGACCGTCAGAGCGCTCAAGCAAGCGGGAGCCGTTCTGGTTGGCGCGCTCAATATGGATGAGTATGCCTATGGCTTCACCACGGAAAATGCGCACTATGGTCCCTGCCACAACCCTCACGATCTAGCCCGCGTCGCAGGTGGCTCTTCCGGTGGATCGGCGGCAGCGGTGGCAGGTGGCTTGGTGCCGTTGACTCTCGGCTCCGATACCAATGGCTCAATTCGAGTTCCCGCAGCTTTGTGCGGCATCTTTGGCCTAAAGCCCACCTATGGCCGAGTGTCGCGGGCAGGAGCGTTTCTGTTTGCGGCCAGCCTCGACCACATTGGTCCCTTTGCCCGGTCGGTGCGCGATATCGCGGTGGCGTTTGATATTCTGCACGGGCCGGATCCGGCTGACCCAGTTTGCTCGACCCGTCCGCCTGAACCATGCCTACCCCAGCTAGCTCAAGGCCCGCAGCTTGAAGATATTAAAGGGTTGCGTATTGCCGTTGCCGATGGTCATTTTGCTAAAGGTGGACAGCCAGAAGCCTTTGCTGCGGTAGCCCAAGTGGCACAGGCTTTGGGCGTTCAAAAGCAGGTGACTCTGCCAGAATCCCATCGTGCCCGGGCAGCGGCCTACGTGATCACAGCTTGCGAGGGTGCCAATCTGCATTTTGCCAATCTGCGCAAGCGGCCCGGCGATTTTGACCCAGCAACCCGCGACCGCTTTTTGGCAGGGACGATGATTCCTGCACCCTGGTACATCCAGGCCCAACGCTTTCGGCGCTGGTATCAGGCGCAGGTGCGACAGATATTTGAGAGCGTTGATGTGATTCTGGCTCCCACCACACCTTGCTCTGCGCCTCTGATTGGTCAAGAGAAAATTGTCCTAGATGGTGAAGAGGTGCTGGCCCGTCCCAATCTAGGGCTCTACACACAACCGATTTCTTTTATTGGTTTACCAGTGTTGTCGGTGCCCATTCACCGTCCGGGGGCACTGCCTTTGGGGGTGCAACTGATTGCTGCCCCATATAACGAAGCGCTACTCCTGCGGGTTGCCGCTGTGCTGGAAGCGGCTGGCGTGATTTCGGCTCCTATCACATCTAGCTCAGGGCATAAGATGATTGACGGTATGGGCTGA
- a CDS encoding DUF4089 domain-containing protein, whose translation MPQNPTAFEPGEYVDLMAQLLELPITPEYRPGVIGNFARTTAIAQLVLEFPLPEEIEAAPVFEP comes from the coding sequence ATGCCGCAGAACCCAACTGCTTTTGAGCCTGGGGAGTATGTAGACTTGATGGCCCAGTTATTGGAGCTGCCAATCACGCCAGAATATCGCCCCGGTGTGATCGGCAACTTTGCCAGAACCACCGCGATTGCGCAACTGGTGCTAGAGTTTCCCCTGCCTGAAGAGATTGAAGCTGCGCCGGTATTTGAGCCATGA
- a CDS encoding helix-turn-helix transcriptional regulator: MTIATTNQLERLDDHFFHDFEQHLLFQGVIESFIDGILILTEQGRLIHTNEPGRRICCQLAQSLAQPIPIPPVIWQVCQSLIESSSTNSQAVLETEILNGRSTAFRLRVQWLQLDQAKQRLILVTLEDCYGSAQNRLLADAHKYGLTPRETEIWLLYRANHTYKEIAASLFITINTVRKHMKNIHLKRKTDCPLAV; the protein is encoded by the coding sequence ATGACTATCGCGACCACCAACCAACTCGAACGGTTAGACGACCACTTTTTCCATGACTTTGAACAACACTTACTGTTTCAAGGCGTGATCGAAAGCTTCATTGACGGTATTTTGATTTTGACTGAGCAGGGTAGACTGATCCACACCAACGAACCAGGCCGTCGCATCTGCTGCCAACTCGCTCAGAGTTTAGCTCAGCCCATCCCGATTCCTCCAGTTATTTGGCAAGTCTGCCAATCTTTAATTGAGAGTAGCTCTACCAATTCACAGGCTGTTCTGGAAACTGAGATTTTAAATGGTCGTTCAACAGCTTTCCGCCTTCGAGTTCAATGGCTGCAACTCGACCAAGCCAAACAGCGCCTGATCCTCGTGACTCTAGAAGACTGCTACGGTTCTGCCCAAAACCGACTGCTGGCAGACGCGCACAAATACGGCTTAACCCCACGGGAGACTGAAATTTGGCTGCTGTACCGAGCTAACCACACCTATAAAGAAATCGCTGCTAGCCTGTTCATCACGATCAACACAGTCAGAAAGCACATGAAGAACATTCACCTCAAGCGTAAAACTGATTGTCCCTTAGCGGTCTGA
- a CDS encoding TolC family protein: MKTSRRLIYLGAATVLPLTIPTLVKAEIKAETQPVPSNFADFELANSSAANSEPNREEKALDSSASRCPTSAASNAGPAPRSNAGQATPPTISHLAADLLPISSSSVSQPPCPSPTSQVQASARPTQARSTQARPTQARPSQTQAAQTQAAQVSAPSQLRPQRPARLQMTPSISASPAPVQATQPTQPSNPSPKPQALTLQPPTPENQDEPFLLAQTTSDVQAGLAAVQSITLTEALALATQNNRDLMQAKLAVEDARARVREVRAALYPRLSAEASLTATNPYLENHIQRRRVLTSVPAVIPTTQGNLPLVLNMATTVQKVKTSSSDDINTNLGSSLSINYDLFTGGARTANIRISEEQLRIAQLNYDRLLQQVRLDISNAYYDIQQANEQIRIAQEPVRSAQQSLRDAQALHQTRGGSQFDVLRARVRLANAQQELIQAQAQQLVSRRNLAQLLNLSQSLNPTPADPVQMAGDWQLSLEESILKAFANRPELEQQRIEAQIGDEREKLAKAQLSPQVSLFGTYSILNQLNQSYGFTDGFAVGAKVRWELFNGFATQARVQQAQLDRQMAENLFAQARDQIRYSVERSYIVLQSRRQQLRTAQITLEQAQESLRLARERFKARLSTQLDVINAEQELTRAESIRTQAILGYNRAFIALQRAVSNL, translated from the coding sequence ATGAAAACCTCGCGCCGCTTAATTTATTTAGGGGCCGCTACAGTTCTGCCATTGACCATACCCACGCTAGTCAAAGCTGAAATTAAAGCTGAGACTCAGCCAGTACCATCCAATTTTGCCGATTTTGAGTTGGCCAACAGTAGTGCTGCCAATTCGGAACCTAACCGCGAGGAAAAAGCTTTAGACTCTTCAGCTTCCCGTTGTCCAACATCGGCGGCGTCAAACGCTGGCCCAGCGCCAAGGTCAAACGCAGGGCAGGCTACACCACCGACCATCTCACACCTAGCGGCTGACCTGCTACCAATTAGTAGCTCCTCGGTCTCCCAACCCCCTTGTCCCTCGCCTACTTCCCAGGTTCAGGCTTCAGCCCGACCTACTCAAGCCCGATCTACTCAAGCCCGACCTACTCAAGCCCGACCATCCCAAACGCAAGCAGCTCAAACGCAAGCGGCTCAAGTCAGCGCTCCTAGCCAGCTTCGCCCGCAGCGCCCAGCTCGCCTGCAAATGACTCCATCCATCTCCGCCTCCCCTGCACCCGTCCAGGCCACTCAACCCACTCAACCAAGCAATCCAAGCCCTAAGCCCCAAGCCCTAACGCTCCAACCGCCAACTCCCGAAAACCAAGACGAGCCCTTCTTGCTGGCCCAAACCACCAGCGATGTACAAGCGGGCTTAGCCGCTGTGCAGAGTATTACCCTGACCGAAGCACTGGCACTAGCAACGCAAAACAACCGTGACTTGATGCAGGCCAAGCTAGCAGTCGAGGATGCTAGGGCCAGAGTGCGTGAAGTTCGGGCAGCGCTCTATCCCAGGCTAAGTGCCGAGGCCAGTCTCACCGCAACCAATCCCTACCTGGAAAACCACATTCAACGCCGACGGGTGCTCACCTCGGTTCCAGCCGTGATTCCCACCACGCAGGGCAATCTTCCCCTAGTGCTCAACATGGCAACGACGGTGCAAAAGGTCAAAACCTCCAGCAGCGACGATATCAATACCAATTTGGGCAGCTCACTTTCGATTAACTACGACCTGTTCACAGGCGGTGCGCGTACTGCCAACATTCGCATTTCCGAGGAGCAATTGCGCATCGCTCAGCTCAATTACGACCGTCTGTTGCAGCAGGTACGCCTGGATATCAGCAATGCCTATTACGACATCCAGCAAGCCAATGAGCAAATTCGCATCGCCCAAGAGCCCGTTCGCAGTGCCCAACAGAGTTTGCGAGATGCTCAAGCGCTGCATCAAACTCGTGGTGGCAGTCAATTCGATGTGCTGCGAGCCAGAGTTCGCTTAGCCAATGCTCAACAGGAGCTGATTCAGGCGCAGGCGCAACAATTGGTCAGTCGCCGCAACCTCGCCCAACTGCTCAACCTGTCCCAATCTCTCAACCCAACACCAGCTGACCCTGTGCAGATGGCGGGCGATTGGCAGCTCAGCCTGGAAGAGAGCATACTCAAAGCCTTCGCCAATCGCCCTGAGCTAGAGCAACAACGCATTGAAGCGCAGATCGGCGACGAACGTGAAAAGCTCGCCAAGGCTCAGCTTAGCCCTCAAGTCAGCCTGTTTGGCACCTACAGCATTCTGAATCAATTAAATCAGTCCTACGGCTTTACTGATGGCTTTGCCGTAGGCGCTAAAGTCCGTTGGGAACTGTTCAATGGCTTTGCAACCCAAGCTCGAGTGCAGCAAGCCCAGCTCGACCGGCAAATGGCTGAGAATCTCTTTGCCCAAGCCCGCGATCAAATTCGCTACAGCGTTGAGCGCTCCTATATTGTCTTGCAGTCCCGTCGTCAGCAGCTGCGTACCGCCCAGATCACCCTGGAACAGGCTCAAGAAAGTTTGCGCCTAGCCCGCGAACGCTTTAAAGCACGGCTTTCAACCCAGCTTGATGTGATCAACGCCGAGCAGGAATTGACGCGAGCCGAGAGCATCCGGACTCAGGCCATCCTGGGCTATAACCGGGCCTTTATTGCCCTACAACGTGCAGTCAGTAATTTATAA
- the mnmE gene encoding tRNA uridine-5-carboxymethylaminomethyl(34) synthesis GTPase MnmE: MTETIAAIATAIVPQQGSVGIVRLSGPQAEAIGRAIFKAPGQQVWESHRILYGQIQDNGHLIDEALLLLMRAPRSFTREDVVELHCHGGIMAVQQVLALCLRQGARLAQPGEFTLRAFLNGRIDLTQAESVADLVGARSPQAAQAAVVGLQGKLAHPIRQLRANLLEILAEVEARIDFADDLPPLDECWVVAQIEQVSTEVGQILSTADRGELLRSGLKIAIIGRPNVGKSSLLNAWSRSERAIVTDLPGTTRDVVESSLVVGGIPVQVLDTAGIRSTEDRVEQIGVERSRQAAQNADLVLLVIDAQAGWTEADQALYDLAAGRPLILVINKTDLRPVTELALPPEPESRVSIAAAHNRGLEDLEQAILASVNSGQLQAADLDLAINQRQAAALTHTQQALQQVRETIQQQLPLDFWTIDLRQAVRALGEITGEEVTESVLDQIFSRFCIGK; the protein is encoded by the coding sequence ATGACCGAAACGATTGCTGCCATTGCGACTGCGATTGTGCCCCAGCAGGGTAGCGTCGGCATTGTCCGCCTCTCAGGGCCGCAGGCTGAAGCGATTGGACGGGCAATTTTTAAAGCTCCGGGTCAGCAGGTTTGGGAGAGTCATCGCATTCTCTATGGGCAGATTCAAGACAACGGGCATCTGATTGACGAAGCTTTGCTGCTGCTGATGCGGGCACCCCGCTCTTTTACGCGGGAAGATGTTGTGGAACTGCACTGCCACGGGGGCATCATGGCGGTGCAGCAGGTTTTGGCACTGTGTTTACGCCAAGGGGCGCGCTTAGCCCAACCGGGCGAATTTACTCTGCGTGCCTTTCTCAATGGCCGGATTGATCTCACCCAGGCCGAGAGTGTGGCCGATCTGGTCGGGGCTCGTTCGCCTCAAGCAGCGCAGGCAGCGGTGGTCGGTTTGCAGGGGAAATTAGCCCATCCCATCCGGCAATTGCGGGCGAACCTGTTGGAGATTCTGGCGGAAGTGGAAGCCCGAATTGACTTTGCAGACGATCTGCCGCCTTTAGATGAGTGCTGGGTAGTGGCCCAAATCGAGCAAGTGAGCACTGAGGTTGGGCAAATCTTGAGCACTGCCGATCGGGGAGAACTGCTACGCTCTGGCCTCAAGATTGCAATTATCGGTCGCCCCAATGTGGGTAAATCTAGCCTGCTCAATGCCTGGAGCCGCAGCGAGCGGGCGATTGTCACCGATTTGCCGGGAACGACCCGTGATGTGGTCGAGTCCAGCTTGGTGGTTGGTGGCATTCCGGTGCAAGTTCTAGACACGGCAGGCATTCGCAGCACCGAGGACCGGGTTGAGCAGATCGGGGTTGAGCGCTCCCGACAGGCCGCTCAAAATGCTGACTTGGTACTGCTAGTCATCGATGCGCAGGCGGGTTGGACCGAGGCAGATCAAGCGCTCTACGACTTAGCTGCTGGACGTCCGCTAATCCTGGTGATTAACAAAACCGACCTGCGGCCTGTGACCGAACTGGCTTTACCGCCAGAGCCTGAGAGCCGGGTGAGTATAGCTGCTGCTCACAATCGAGGCTTAGAAGATTTGGAGCAGGCAATCCTGGCCAGTGTCAATTCTGGTCAATTGCAAGCTGCTGATTTGGACCTGGCAATCAACCAGCGTCAGGCGGCGGCGCTCACCCACACTCAACAGGCTTTGCAGCAGGTGCGCGAGACGATTCAGCAACAGTTGCCTCTGGACTTCTGGACGATTGATTTGCGGCAGGCGGTTCGGGCCTTGGGCGAGATCACTGGCGAAGAGGTCACAGAGTCGGTGCTCGACCAGATCTTCAGCCGGTTTTGTATTGGTAAATAA
- a CDS encoding BON domain-containing protein produces MSWLQRVLGPEQDVSLDGGKGSESDKGGQMGPGLTGQYDMNLREKAGMHQPPPPPEFMGVEGEYDPVGLAKRVAVVLDQDPEIQEISELEILQNGSTILFKGSAPDAATLERIHKAACKVDGTRVVDTSQVNVAGNVAG; encoded by the coding sequence ATGAGCTGGTTACAACGAGTTCTTGGACCGGAACAGGATGTTTCTCTCGATGGTGGCAAGGGATCTGAGTCAGACAAGGGTGGCCAAATGGGGCCAGGTTTGACGGGCCAATATGATATGAACTTGCGTGAAAAAGCAGGGATGCATCAACCACCGCCACCGCCAGAATTTATGGGGGTTGAGGGTGAGTACGATCCCGTGGGCTTAGCGAAGCGAGTAGCGGTGGTGCTGGACCAGGACCCGGAAATTCAAGAAATCAGTGAGCTAGAAATTCTTCAAAACGGCAGCACGATTTTGTTTAAAGGCTCTGCACCCGATGCCGCAACCCTAGAGCGCATTCACAAGGCTGCCTGTAAGGTCGATGGCACCCGAGTTGTAGATACCAGCCAGGTTAATGTAGCAGGCAATGTAGCGGGCTAA
- a CDS encoding BON domain-containing protein, which produces MGFLQRLFGIGRGNQGNQQQTTTAQQPAATAAPRAAQADAGQDIPPERMGLNGEYDQSGLAKRVAAAFDDDSQITDVDTLYVAQTGTTVVLKGSVPEQAILSRMAEVARSVNGATAVDTSQVTVG; this is translated from the coding sequence ATGGGTTTTTTACAAAGACTGTTTGGCATTGGTCGGGGCAATCAAGGCAACCAACAACAAACCACAACGGCTCAGCAGCCTGCTGCTACTGCTGCTCCTCGCGCCGCTCAAGCTGATGCTGGCCAGGACATTCCCCCCGAGCGTATGGGCTTGAATGGTGAATACGACCAGAGTGGTCTGGCCAAGCGCGTTGCTGCTGCGTTTGATGACGACTCTCAGATTACTGATGTCGACACCCTCTACGTTGCTCAAACTGGCACCACTGTTGTGCTAAAGGGTTCTGTACCCGAGCAGGCCATCCTTAGCCGCATGGCTGAAGTTGCTCGCAGCGTCAATGGTGCAACGGCAGTTGATACCAGTCAAGTCACTGTTGGCTGA
- the ccsB gene encoding c-type cytochrome biogenesis protein CcsB, producing MDLVQLQSLLDNTAFVVLFLTMLVYWCGAAFKNLPALGELGTAGMVVANLVIAGLLTARWIEAGYFPLSNLYESLFFLVWGITTIHLLAENMSGSRLVGVVTAPVAMAITAFAALTLPADMQTSSPLVPALKSNWLMMHVTVMMLSYSALMVGSLMAIAFLVVTRGQAIELKGSSVGSGGFRMVRKGEPLDDSAKPGSEKLASNALAINSSGANSPASHGLSNSLVSDGGTLVLDLPNQSLSQSSGQLGDQSPALSLQRLSLADTLDNISYRVIGLGFPLLTIGIIAGGVWANEAWGSYWSWDPKETWALITWLVFAAYLHARITKGWQGRRPAILASTGFLVVWICYLGVNLLGKGLHSYGWFF from the coding sequence ATGGATCTGGTTCAACTCCAGAGCCTGCTGGACAACACAGCATTTGTGGTTCTGTTCCTCACCATGCTGGTGTACTGGTGTGGCGCAGCCTTTAAGAATCTGCCAGCCCTCGGTGAGCTGGGCACTGCTGGCATGGTCGTTGCCAATCTTGTAATTGCGGGATTACTAACCGCTCGTTGGATCGAGGCGGGTTACTTTCCCCTGAGCAATCTTTATGAATCTCTGTTCTTTCTGGTCTGGGGCATCACCACAATCCATCTGCTAGCGGAGAACATGAGTGGCAGCCGTCTGGTGGGCGTGGTCACAGCTCCAGTTGCCATGGCAATCACAGCTTTCGCCGCCTTGACTTTGCCCGCCGATATGCAAACGTCATCGCCCTTGGTACCAGCACTCAAGTCAAACTGGCTGATGATGCATGTCACCGTGATGATGCTCAGCTACTCTGCCCTGATGGTCGGTAGCCTAATGGCGATTGCTTTTCTGGTAGTCACAAGAGGTCAGGCTATCGAGCTCAAGGGTAGTTCTGTAGGCAGTGGCGGTTTCCGCATGGTGCGTAAGGGTGAGCCGCTTGATGACTCTGCTAAACCTGGGAGCGAGAAGCTAGCAAGCAATGCCCTAGCTATCAATAGCTCAGGAGCTAATAGCCCAGCCAGCCATGGCCTAAGCAATAGCTTAGTAAGCGATGGTGGCACCCTAGTCCTAGACCTCCCTAACCAGTCACTCAGCCAGTCATCCGGCCAATTAGGTGACCAGAGCCCAGCCTTGAGCTTGCAACGCCTGAGCTTAGCTGACACGCTGGATAACATTAGCTATCGCGTGATTGGTCTGGGCTTTCCGTTGCTAACCATTGGCATTATTGCTGGGGGTGTGTGGGCCAATGAAGCCTGGGGATCCTACTGGAGCTGGGATCCCAAAGAGACTTGGGCCTTAATCACCTGGCTGGTTTTTGCTGCTTATTTGCACGCTCGCATCACCAAAGGTTGGCAAGGTAGACGCCCAGCGATTTTAGCCAGTACGGGTTTCCTAGTCGTCTGGATTTGCTACCTGGGCGTTAACTTGCTAGGCAAAGGCTTGCACAGTTACGGCTGGTTCTTCTAA